The proteins below come from a single Malus domestica chromosome 03, GDT2T_hap1 genomic window:
- the LOC103432237 gene encoding protein LONGIFOLIA 1-like: protein MTTGRMVQEQNLEKHIKKQMGCMAGFLHIFDRHQLLNAKRLPSSVTVVSSPESESATSPEISKELEKQPQNKTAPSPDRSKQSPSPMTDLRPPSPETRAPSSPEPYPKSPLPLPVFEFKEGTRSSWKFSREAPRLSLDSRATVDAKGSLYPREIRTNAAILTASRSSNVDGGSDRDKQHRSPSVIARLMGLEPIQQSNPEPIKLRRSASESRVNRDLNPYRFVDGNNFQQKQPPQQNVQSHNFSGNAGKDDRSSNRGTSPRQPDPKNNAKAQSKGMAQRKCFYDSADFFPEPKQSVSVYKEIEKRLKMRGIDEASKDLETLKQILEALQLKGLLHSRKASNQINSRNFVYDRSFESPIVVMKPSRSPSSTHRAARFGNESPPPSSGIRSRAGVRRNGEVSPAVSPRRNLPENVRSQTRGRSPAAREGGVRSPSRRGGPSSIETQRKGNDSVEHRRVSPVQSPKISSRRPDQTAANRSPRNIKKPTVEIAPKEEKVFHRAEDEYSTTMSESSISNSTSSQADTERWKAEEYKERRSSLERCDKLLHSIAELQPSPVSVLDSSFYKEESSPSPVMKRCIDLKVEMEDIWGEATWGAESEIEDGDFVYVSEILRASNYLPEDSDIFLLLEKKQHFKGKDTSKESTLERRLIFDTVTEILNRNRRLPPWKAVSWQTSLPEIWSEFRRIRERDESEELFEVICGVLKKDLAGDSINGWGDCSIEMSDAVLDIERLIFKDLIGETIRDLAAFPSNYSKVSAPCRKLVF, encoded by the exons ATGACGACTGGAAGAATGGTGCAAGAACAGAACCTGGAGAAGCACATAAAGAAACAGATGGGGTGCATGGCTGGCTTCCTCCATATCTTCGATCGCCACCAGCTTCTCAACGCCAAACGCCTCCCTTCCTCGGTG ACGGTGGTGTCGTCGCCAGAGTCGGAGTCGGCCACATCGCCGGAGATATCCAAAGAATTGGAAAAACAACCGCAGAACAAGACGGCACCGTCTCCAGACCGATCGAAGCAATCTCCATCTCCGATGACGGATCTCCGACCTCCGTCACCGGAAACTCGCGCCCCTTCGTCGCCGGAACCTTATCCGAAATCTCCTCTTCCGCTTCCAGTTTTCGAGTTCAAAGAAGGCACGAGGTCGTCGTGGAAGTTTTCCAGAGAAGCCCCGAGGCTCTCACTCGATAGCAGAGCCACCGTCGACGCCAAAGGAAGCCTATACCCGAGGGAGATCCGAACAAACGCCGCCATACTAACTGCGAGTCGAAGCTCCAACGTCGACGGAGGAAGTGATAGAGATAAGCAACACCGATCGCCCAGCGTTATTGCGAGGCTAATGGGACTTGAACCAATACAGCAGTCAAATCCTGAACCGATTAAGCTCCGGAGATCCGCGTCCGAGTCCAGAGTGAACCGAGATCTGAACCCGTACCGGTTCGTCGACGGAAACAATTTCCAGCAGAAGCAACCGCCGCAACAGAATGTGCAGAGCCATAATTTTTCCGGCAATGCAGGCAAAGACGACCGGAGCTCCAATCGGGGCACCAGTCCGAGGCAGCCAGATCCGAAGAACAATGCGAAGGCTCAGAGCAAAGGAATGGCGCAGAGGAAGTGCTTCTACGACTCGGCGGACTTCTTCCCAGAGCCGAAGCAGAGCGTCTCTGTATACAAGGAGATTGAGAAGAGGTTGAAGATGCGAGGAATCGACGAGGCGTCGAAAGATTTGGAGACGTTGAAGCAAATCCTCGAAGCTCTGCAGCTCAAAGGCCTCCTGCACTCCAGGAAAGCTTCCAATCAGATTAATTCCAGAAACTTCGTCTACGATCGGAGCTTCGAATCGCCGATTGTGGTAATGAAGCCGTCCAGATCGCCGAGCTCGACTCACCGTGCGGCCAGATTCGGAAACGAGTCGCCGCCGCCGAGTTCGGGGATCAGGTCTAGGGCAGGAGTTCGCCGGAACGGCGAGGTGTCGCCGGCGGTGAGCCCGAGGCGCAACCTGCCGGAGAATGTACGGAGCCAGACCAGAGGGAGGAGCCCGGCAGCGCGCGAGGGCGGCGTAAGGAGTCCGAGTAGGAGAGGAGGACCGTCATCGATCGAAACGCAGCGGAAGGGGAATGATTCGGTGGAGCACAGGAGAGTGTCTCCAGTGCAGTCGCCTAAAATCAGTTCAAGAAGACCAGACCAAACGGCGGCGAATCGATCTCCCAGGAACATCAAGAAACCAACGGTTGAGATTGCTCCCAAGGAGGAAAAGGTATTTCATCGGGCGGAGGACGAATATTCCACCACCATGTCAGAGAGCAGCATTAGCAATAGCACCTCTTCACAAGCCGACACGGAG AGGTGGAAGGCGGAGGAGTACAAAGAACGGAGGAGCTCGTTGGAGAGGTGCGATAAGCTGCTTCACAGCATAGCTGAGTTGCAACCGAGTCCTGTCTCGGTGCTCGACTCCTCGTTTTACAAAGAGGAATCTTCGCCTTCGCCAGTCATGAAACGCTGCATTGATTTGAAAG TTGAAATGGAAGACATTTGGGGGGAGGCAACGTGGGGAGCCGAGTCCGAAATCGAAGACGGGGATTTCGTCTATGTATCGGAGATCCTTCGGGCTTCCAATTACTTGCCGGAAGACTCCGACATTTTCCTATTACTAGAGAAGAAGCAACATTTCAAGGGAAAGGACACCTCCAAAGAGTCAACACTCGAGAGAAGGCTTATTTTCGACACCGTCACCGAAATTCTCAACCGAAACCGCCGATTGCCGCCGTGGAAGGCGGTCTCGTGGCAGACTTCGTTGCCCGAAATTTGGTCGGAGTTTCGGAGAATCCGGGAGAGGGACGAGTCCGAGGAATTGTTCGAGGTCATATGCGGGGTGTTGAAAAAGGACCTTGCAGGCGACTCAATCAACGGATGGGGAGATTGTTCGATCGAAATGTCCGACGCCGTTTTGGACATCGAACGGCTCATCTTCAAGGACTTGATCGGCGAAACGATCCGAGATCTCGCTGCTTTTCCCTCCAACTATAGTAAAGTTTCGGCGCCTTGTAGGAAGTTGGTCTTCTAA
- the LOC103432377 gene encoding beta-carotene isomerase D27, chloroplastic-like isoform X2 — protein sequence MARPRHAHERNKLRRCSIVAVLTTPAENMNIVTDTRPAGAAVEDKRVYKDNWFDRMAINHLSQNVQAATRLRNNKSGYESLVEAATVASRKFNPEKQRELVLQALDTAFPKPVFSLLRTILPESKFAREYFAIFTTIFFAWLVGPCEVKESEINGRKEKNVVYIKKCRFLEESNCVGMCLNMCKVPSQSFIKTSLGTPVNMVPNFDDMSCEMIFGQNPPEISNDPALKQPCYKLCKVNKRHNSNDCSK from the exons ATGGCTCGGCCAAGGCATGCGCATGAACGCAACAAGCTACGGCGTTGTTCGATTGTCGCGGTGCTTACAACGCCGGCGGAGAACATGAACATAGTAACAGATACAAGACCGGCAGGTGCTGCAGTAGAAGACAAGAGAGTCTACAAAGATAACTGGTTCGATCGAATGGCCATTAATCATCTTTCACAGAATGTCCAAGCTGCAACAA GGTTGAGAAACAATAAGAGCGGGTACGAAAGCTTGGTGGAGGCAGCAACAGTTGCATCCAGGAAGTTTAATCCAGAAAAACAGAGAGAACTAGTTCTTCAAGCTCTTGATACTGCCTTCCCAAAGCCCGTATTTTCCTTG CTTAGGACAATCCTACCAGAATCAAAATTTGCCAGGGAATACTTCGCAATCTTCACCACCATTTTCTTTGCCTGGTTAGTGGGACCCTGTGAG GTAAAAGAATCGGAGATCAatggaagaaaagagaaaaatgtaGTGTACATCAAGAAATGCAG GTTTTTAGAGGAAAGCAATTGTGTAGGGATGTGCCTTAATATGTGCAAGGTGCCATCTCAAAGCTTCATCAAGACTTCCCTTGGAACTCCAGTCAACATGGTTCCAA ATTTTGATGATATGAGCTGTGAGATGATATTTGGTCAGAATCCTCCAGAGATATCCAACGATCCAGCACTCAAGCAACCATGCTACAAACTAT GCAAAGTAAATAAAAGGCACAACAGTAATGACTGCTCCAAGTAA
- the LOC103432377 gene encoding beta-carotene isomerase D27, chloroplastic-like isoform X1 translates to MEASHFLQSRSFVTTTMARPRHAHERNKLRRCSIVAVLTTPAENMNIVTDTRPAGAAVEDKRVYKDNWFDRMAINHLSQNVQAATRLRNNKSGYESLVEAATVASRKFNPEKQRELVLQALDTAFPKPVFSLLRTILPESKFAREYFAIFTTIFFAWLVGPCEVKESEINGRKEKNVVYIKKCRFLEESNCVGMCLNMCKVPSQSFIKTSLGTPVNMVPNFDDMSCEMIFGQNPPEISNDPALKQPCYKLCNTSSFYSVLLAT, encoded by the exons atggaaGCATCACATTTTCTACAAAGCAGGAGCTTTGTAACGACAACTATGGCTCGGCCAAGGCATGCGCATGAACGCAACAAGCTACGGCGTTGTTCGATTGTCGCGGTGCTTACAACGCCGGCGGAGAACATGAACATAGTAACAGATACAAGACCGGCAGGTGCTGCAGTAGAAGACAAGAGAGTCTACAAAGATAACTGGTTCGATCGAATGGCCATTAATCATCTTTCACAGAATGTCCAAGCTGCAACAA GGTTGAGAAACAATAAGAGCGGGTACGAAAGCTTGGTGGAGGCAGCAACAGTTGCATCCAGGAAGTTTAATCCAGAAAAACAGAGAGAACTAGTTCTTCAAGCTCTTGATACTGCCTTCCCAAAGCCCGTATTTTCCTTG CTTAGGACAATCCTACCAGAATCAAAATTTGCCAGGGAATACTTCGCAATCTTCACCACCATTTTCTTTGCCTGGTTAGTGGGACCCTGTGAG GTAAAAGAATCGGAGATCAatggaagaaaagagaaaaatgtaGTGTACATCAAGAAATGCAG GTTTTTAGAGGAAAGCAATTGTGTAGGGATGTGCCTTAATATGTGCAAGGTGCCATCTCAAAGCTTCATCAAGACTTCCCTTGGAACTCCAGTCAACATGGTTCCAA ATTTTGATGATATGAGCTGTGAGATGATATTTGGTCAGAATCCTCCAGAGATATCCAACGATCCAGCACTCAAGCAACCATGCTACAAACTATGTAATACTTCATCATTTTACTCGGTTTTATTAGCTACATAA